In the genome of Capra hircus breed San Clemente chromosome 17, ASM170441v1, whole genome shotgun sequence, one region contains:
- the ASPHD2 gene encoding aspartate beta-hydroxylase domain-containing protein 2, translated as MSLEWLVAWGWSLDGLRDCIAAGIQSVRDCDTTAAVSVACLLALFVWYCYHVGREQPRAYASVNALMQGPDAAGLQNGFVYCQSAECVRCSHSEGLNQKLYHNLQEYAKRYSWSGMGRIHKGIREQGRYLSSRPSIQKPEVFFLPDLPTAPYFSREAQKHDVELLERNFQTILCEFETLYKAFSNCSLPQGWKMNSTPSGEWVTFHLVNQGVCVPRNCRKCPRTYRLLGSLRTCIGNNVFGNACLSVLSPGTVITEHYGPTNIRVRCHLGLKTPSGCELVVGGEPQCWAEGRCLLFDDSFLHTAFHEGSAEDGPRVVFMVDLWHPHVAAAERQALDFIFAPGR; from the exons ATGTCGCTCGAGTGGCTGGTGGCCTGGGGCTGGTCGCTGGACGGCCTGAGGGACTGCATCGCCGCCGGCATCCAGTCGGTGCGGGACTGCGACACCACGGCGGCGGTCAGCGTGGCCTGCCTGCTGGCCCTGTTCGTGTGGTACTGTTACCACGTGGGCCGTGAGCAGCCCCGGGCCTACGCCTCAGTCAACGCCCTGATGCAGGGCCCTGACGCGGCGGGGCTGCAGAACGGATTCGTGTACTGCCAGTCGGCCGAGTGCGTGCGCTGCAGCCACAGCGAGGGCCTCAACCAGAAGCTCTACCACAACCTGCAGGAGTACGCCAAGCGCTACTCGTGGTCCGGCATGGGCCGCATCCACAAGGGCATCCGCGAGCAGGGCCGCTACCTCAGCAGCCGGCCGTCCATCCAGAAGCCTGAGGTCTTCTTCCTGCCCGACCTGCCCACCGCGCCCTACTTCTCGCGGGAGGCGCAGAAGCACGACGTGGAGCTGCTGGAGCGCAACTTCCAGACCATCCTGTGCGAGTTTGAGACCCTGTACAAAGCCTTCTCGAACTGCAGCCTCCCGCAGGGCTGGAAGATGAACAGCACCCCCAGCGGGGAGTGGGTCACCTTTCACTTGGTCAACCAGGGGGTCTGCGTCCCCCGGAACTGCAGGAAGTGCCCACGGACGTACCGCTTGCTGGGAAGCCTTCGGACCTGTATTGGCAACAATGTTTTTGGGAACGCGTGCCTCTCCGTGCTGAGCCCCGGCACCGTCATCACGGAGCACTACGGCCCCACCAACATCCGCGTCCGGTGCCATTTAG gTCTGAAAACCCCAAGCGGCTGTGAgctggtggtgggaggggagccCCAGTGCTGGGCAGAGGGCCGCTGCCTCCTCTTCGATGATTCCTTCCTACACACCGCGTTCCACGAAG gttcCGCGGAGGACGGCCCGCGGGTGGTTTTCATGGTGGATCTGTGGCACCCGCACGTCGCGGCAGCCGAGCGGCAGGCCCTGGATTTCATCTTTGCTCCGGGACGATGA